From Pseudomonadota bacterium:
CCCGGAAGATGCTGCCTTTGGGAAAGCGTGCCGCGAGCGGCAGCGTGCGATCGAGCCACGCGATCGCCTCGCGCACCATCGCGAAGGCGTGCAGATGGAGCTGCTGGTTGTCGAGGATGTCGCCGGTGATCTTCGTGCCCCGAAAGCGCCCGAGCTTGAGCAGTGCCTGCGGGTAGTCGGGCAGGAACTTCGTCCCGTAGAGCATCTGCGCGGCCTGCGTGACCTGCCCGTCGATGCGCAGGCCGAGCCGGTCGAGGATGTCGCTGACGTCCATGCTCGTACCGGCCGAGAGGCGCCGCTGCTCGATGGCCGTCGCGCGCGTGCGCAGGATCTCCTCGCGGTCGAGGTCTTCGAGGCGCACGCCCAGGGCGGGCTGGTTCTCCCAGCGATGCCGGCTGTGGTTGCGATCGAGGAGCAGGCGTCCGTACTCCTCCTGCGACATCACCGTGGTCGTCGAGCCCACGCGCTTGTAGGGCTTCGACTCGAAGACGAACGGCGCGAACTGCCGCGACGGTACGGCCTCGAGCACGATCACTTGCCGACCGTTCTCGACGTCCACCCGGCTCATCTCGACACGTGCCGGCGGCTCGAAGCGACCGAGCATCGCCGCGATGTCACGGAGGGTGATGTCGGCGACGTCCTGGCCCACGAGCTTGCCGTCGGGCGCGACGCCGATAAGTACCTTGCCGCCCTCGCCGTTCAGGAAGGCGCAGAGCGTCTCGCCGGCGCGCTTCAGCTCGGCGGTCGAGCGGTTGAGCTCGAGCGTCTCGGACTCGCCTTGGGCAATGAGCGTCTGAAGGGCGGCGCGGGTGGTCATGGCTGGTCTGGCTCCTCGACGGGGCGGAAGAGCCCACCACCGAGATAGCGAGTTCGTCCGAGCAGGAGCGGCCCGGCAACGCGCCGCTCGAAAAGCAGCGTCACGTGCCCCCTGAGCCCAATCCCGGGCGCGCCCCGAACGTTACTCGATTCCACCCTGGGCGCGGGCAGCCCGAGGCGACGGCACTCTGCACCGACGTCAGCTGCGAGTGCCTCCGTCGCCGCGCCGCCCTTTCCATGGCGCGTAACGACGTATGGCGTGATGGTCTTCCACACACGCGAACGCCCCAGGAGCGAGTCATCGACTTCTCCGATGGCAGCAGGGAAAAGTGAGAAGACCCCAGCGTGCCCCGCGCGCAGCTCGCAGAACCCTTCGAGCGCAGCATCAAGGGGGCGGAGGTGATCGAGTTCCTGAGGGGTCGGCGCGCGACGCTCGACAATGTGGGGAGCGAGGATGAGCAACCTTCGCAAGTCCGGCTCGAAGGCGAACGAGAGGTGCGAAGACCGAGAGCGCCGAACAGGAGCGCCGTCCTCCGCGTGACCGCTGAAGAACGGTGCGAGCCGCTCGCCCGTGCCGAGGGTAGTCTGCACTCTCGCCATGACCGCACGGCGGAGCGCCCGTGCAACATCAAGCGGCTCGGGCTCGCCAGCGAGGCCGTCGGTGATCGCGAAGGCATATGCCCCCGGAACGACATCTCTCGCTGGCGCCATGAGGCCAAGCCCGAGATAGCGCCCATCACCGAGCAACAGCGGGCCCTCGATCGGTACGCCGAACGCAATCTCGACGTGCCACAGACGCTCCTTCTCGAAGCGTGTTCCCTCGGCGAACGGCTCGACGCGTGAGCCGGCTCCGTCGAAAGGCTCACGCTGCAAACGAATGCTCTCCGCTGGAGCGCTCACGCCCGCGTGACGGAGCGCTTGAACGACTGCCGCTCTCGCACCCGACATTTCCAGGACGCGCTCGAGACCGCTCTTGGCTTCCGTGAGCTTTCGAGTTGGCTCGATGCGCCGACGCTTGCCCTCCTCGGGGAGAACCAATGGCGTGACAGACCGGAACACTCGGGCCCTCGCGCCAACTCCGTAGTGCCGGAGCATGTCGTCGTCGGCTGACGGAGACAGCAGGACGTCTTTCACCTCGCCCGTTTGTGGGTCGAACAGCTCTGCTCCCGAGAACGCCCACCGAACATCCTCGCTTCGAAGCGGGCACGAGGCAGGAACCTCGATGAGGACGCGTCGGATCGCGCGGTCGGCGTAGTGCATGCCGATGGACGGGATG
This genomic window contains:
- a CDS encoding putative DNA binding domain-containing protein, whose product is MTTRAALQTLIAQGESETLELNRSTAELKRAGETLCAFLNGEGGKVLIGVAPDGKLVGQDVADITLRDIAAMLGRFEPPARVEMSRVDVENGRQVIVLEAVPSRQFAPFVFESKPYKRVGSTTTVMSQEEYGRLLLDRNHSRHRWENQPALGVRLEDLDREEILRTRATAIEQRRLSAGTSMDVSDILDRLGLRIDGQVTQAAQMLYGTKFLPDYPQALLKLGRFRGTKITGDILDNQQLHLHAFAMVREAIAWLDRTLPLAARFPKGSIFREDRQPVPAEALRETIINAVIHRDVSNPSSYVAIAVFDDRIEIHSIGDFPTGIRAELLTQEHRSIPRNPLIAGAFHRTGAIEVWGRGTNRVIEACRAWGIEAPTFKVEMGVMTVTFRAEIRPGGEAERAGAKTSQGTDLVGDSVTDSVGDPVDRLLGALESGPLATAQLQKALGLKHRPTFKENYLKPALAERLIEMTVPDKPSSRLQKYRLTDAGRARLSTKRGGAP
- the cas5u6u gene encoding type I-U CRISPR-associated protein Cas5/Cas6, with translation MTHYLTINVRAHEGRYHGAGDELPSPFRLFQSLIAGAGISGPLDDHTKRALVWLERLPDAPLVASPRLARGQAVTMFMPNNDLDKFGGDVRNIAKTRGAQKVWRPRHFDASVPWIYAWPFANVDEGDTHAKAICALADKLYQLGRGVDMAWAWGDLLDEAALEARLAEYNGVAWRPSVGDGLKLACPSEGSFDSLERRYQAPRFRTENGQRVFVQQPKPSYRQVSYEARLARQVFELRSSADSERRVAWPLEGASSLVVLVREAARARLSTAMPSRTVEIDQYLVGRTRDGSNAVPAERRVRIIAIPSIGMHYADRAIRRVLIEVPASCPLRSEDVRWAFSGAELFDPQTGEVKDVLLSPSADDDMLRHYGVGARARVFRSVTPLVLPEEGKRRRIEPTRKLTEAKSGLERVLEMSGARAAVVQALRHAGVSAPAESIRLQREPFDGAGSRVEPFAEGTRFEKERLWHVEIAFGVPIEGPLLLGDGRYLGLGLMAPARDVVPGAYAFAITDGLAGEPEPLDVARALRRAVMARVQTTLGTGERLAPFFSGHAEDGAPVRRSRSSHLSFAFEPDLRRLLILAPHIVERRAPTPQELDHLRPLDAALEGFCELRAGHAGVFSLFPAAIGEVDDSLLGRSRVWKTITPYVVTRHGKGGAATEALAADVGAECRRLGLPAPRVESSNVRGAPGIGLRGHVTLLFERRVAGPLLLGRTRYLGGGLFRPVEEPDQP